From a single Sulfolobus sp. E5-1-F genomic region:
- a CDS encoding L-threonylcarbamoyladenylate synthase, giving the protein MTEVLKVDPLYPELDKIKKAASVIKAGGTVVFPTETVYGLGANALDAEAVKKIFVAKNRPMDNPLIVHISNIDQLYDVAKDIPERIINIVKMVWPGPLTFVLKKTDKIPKETTGGLDTVAVRMPAHPVALALINESGVPIAAPSANLATKPSPTKAEHVIDDLHGKVDIILDSGETFFGVESTVINVTVDPPVLLRPGPFSVEELERIFGKIVIPDQAKGTGEFSVALAPGMKYKHYAPTKKLLVVENRSILRDVIKKLREKNYRVAFLCSREVCSQFQDEKIEMIELGSENNLYEISRNLFDSFRKLDKSNADIGIIHSVSERGIGLAIMNRTRKASGFSSIYSIEDVWKYVGNKTQ; this is encoded by the coding sequence ATGACTGAAGTACTTAAGGTTGACCCATTATATCCAGAATTGGATAAAATAAAAAAGGCTGCCAGTGTAATAAAAGCAGGCGGCACTGTAGTCTTCCCTACAGAAACTGTTTACGGATTAGGCGCAAATGCATTAGATGCAGAAGCCGTGAAAAAGATATTTGTCGCAAAAAACAGACCTATGGATAATCCTCTCATAGTCCATATATCAAATATAGATCAGCTTTACGATGTAGCTAAAGACATACCCGAAAGAATAATTAATATAGTGAAGATGGTGTGGCCGGGACCATTAACGTTTGTCTTGAAAAAAACTGATAAAATTCCTAAAGAGACTACTGGTGGATTAGATACAGTAGCAGTAAGAATGCCAGCTCATCCAGTTGCGTTGGCTTTAATAAATGAAAGCGGTGTTCCAATAGCAGCACCAAGTGCTAATTTGGCCACAAAACCTAGTCCTACTAAGGCAGAACATGTTATTGATGATTTACATGGAAAAGTAGATATAATATTAGATTCTGGAGAAACATTTTTTGGCGTAGAATCGACTGTTATAAATGTTACTGTAGACCCTCCAGTACTTTTACGGCCTGGCCCATTTAGTGTAGAAGAGCTGGAAAGGATATTTGGAAAGATCGTTATTCCGGATCAAGCTAAAGGAACAGGGGAATTTAGTGTTGCCTTAGCTCCGGGGATGAAATATAAACATTATGCTCCTACAAAAAAGTTATTAGTAGTTGAGAATAGAAGTATATTACGCGATGTTATCAAAAAATTACGAGAGAAGAATTATAGGGTAGCTTTTTTATGCTCACGTGAAGTCTGTAGTCAATTTCAAGATGAAAAGATTGAAATGATAGAGCTTGGAAGTGAAAATAACCTCTATGAGATCTCTAGAAACTTATTCGACAGCTTTAGAAAGCTGGATAAGTCTAATGCAGATATTGGAATTATTCATAGTGTTAGTGAGAGAGGAATAGGACTAGCGATAATGAATAGGACAAGAAAGGCATCTGGTTTCTCTTCAATTTATAGTATAGAGGATGTGTGGAAGTATGTTGGTAATAAGACTCAATAA
- a CDS encoding biotin--[acetyl-CoA-carboxylase] ligase: protein MLVIRLNKVTSTQDFAEAISNMLYEDFLIIAEEQTKARGRLRRSWYSPKGGLWFTYVKKNFKTEQIQISGLKVAVAVLDVLRKFLDAKIRWPNDIVVNDKKIAGILIEANTYEENINLSDLFIGVGIDVTVKEFPDDVKATSLYLELGREVELSIDEVIRKIDDYLYIDDKKAVDIVNQFLSIKDRDVVLRGENWEKKCKALFVDYMGRLVTECGIYEVEEVHRVETL, encoded by the coding sequence ATGTTGGTAATAAGACTCAATAAGGTTACATCTACACAAGATTTCGCAGAGGCCATTAGTAATATGCTGTATGAAGATTTTTTGATAATTGCAGAGGAACAAACTAAAGCAAGAGGAAGATTAAGGAGAAGTTGGTATTCTCCTAAAGGTGGACTGTGGTTTACTTATGTTAAAAAGAACTTTAAAACGGAACAGATTCAGATATCTGGTCTTAAAGTTGCCGTTGCAGTTCTAGACGTTTTAAGAAAGTTCTTAGATGCGAAGATAAGATGGCCAAATGACATAGTGGTTAATGACAAGAAAATCGCGGGCATTTTAATTGAAGCCAACACTTATGAAGAGAACATTAACTTATCTGATCTCTTCATAGGCGTTGGTATAGATGTTACAGTTAAGGAATTCCCAGATGATGTGAAGGCTACTTCTTTGTACTTAGAACTAGGAAGGGAAGTAGAACTAAGCATAGATGAGGTGATAAGAAAAATAGACGACTATTTATACATCGATGATAAAAAGGCAGTAGATATTGTGAATCAGTTTCTTTCAATCAAAGATAGAGATGTAGTACTGAGAGGTGAAAATTGGGAAAAGAAGTGTAAAGCGTTATTTGTAGATTATATGGGAAGGCTTGTAACTGAATGTGGAATATATGAGGTTGAAGAGGTACATAGAGTAGAAACTTTATAA
- a CDS encoding TldD/PmbA family protein, with the protein MYDKLISRAKMMGISLEIFSVKIKEYTISKEKFYVPENVEEIGYGIRVIDDKSRMGYIYTKKLDENALEEALKIAKLGDPDKANVLPPKQPISKISDHEVNSDIVKDLLMNLRELEENVNLTAISASAKNYEVSIFNTEGVEVTEKRGVYLVQAIASKDSPEVYEFLLFKDSKIDIDKLKETLLEKIKIMKKRERFEGNYDIVFTQKALNELFSTVLSHLFSARSLYNEITPFKLRETINEGLEIIDDPLNPSLPFSRSFDDEGNPSKIVKIIDKGQFRLPLTNSYWSTKLAIENTSSASRQLDSIIPSYTIPPSIDFSNIIIRHNSVESDVEENSIVVDQLEGINTIDYSSGNFSLVANVSWLNEKGNKKGLKEVMITSNIKQLLKNIVSSSKDVENYGKIVSGKLRVKGLSLL; encoded by the coding sequence ATGTACGATAAGTTAATTTCACGAGCAAAAATGATGGGAATTTCCCTAGAAATTTTTTCTGTTAAGATAAAGGAGTATACAATATCTAAAGAGAAATTTTACGTTCCGGAAAACGTTGAGGAAATTGGTTATGGAATAAGAGTAATTGATGATAAGTCGAGGATGGGTTATATTTATACGAAAAAACTTGATGAAAATGCGTTAGAAGAAGCGTTAAAAATAGCTAAACTTGGAGATCCAGATAAGGCTAATGTATTGCCACCTAAACAACCTATAAGTAAGATAAGTGATCATGAGGTAAATTCTGATATCGTGAAAGACCTACTAATGAACTTAAGAGAATTAGAGGAAAATGTAAATTTAACGGCTATTTCAGCTTCTGCAAAAAATTATGAAGTTTCCATATTCAATACAGAAGGAGTAGAGGTTACGGAAAAGCGAGGAGTATATTTGGTTCAAGCAATAGCTAGTAAAGACTCGCCAGAAGTTTATGAATTTCTTCTCTTTAAAGATTCTAAGATAGATATTGACAAATTGAAAGAAACTCTATTGGAAAAAATAAAAATAATGAAAAAGAGGGAAAGGTTTGAGGGAAACTATGATATTGTATTTACCCAAAAAGCATTAAATGAATTATTTTCTACAGTATTATCGCACTTATTTTCAGCAAGAAGTCTTTACAATGAAATTACCCCATTTAAGTTAAGAGAGACAATAAATGAGGGGTTAGAGATCATTGATGATCCTTTAAATCCTTCATTACCTTTTAGCAGATCTTTTGATGATGAAGGAAATCCTTCAAAAATAGTTAAAATTATAGATAAAGGACAATTTAGATTACCGTTAACAAATTCTTACTGGTCGACAAAGTTAGCAATTGAAAATACTAGTTCGGCATCAAGACAATTAGATTCAATAATACCATCTTATACAATCCCTCCCTCAATTGATTTTAGCAATATAATCATAAGGCATAATAGCGTAGAATCAGATGTAGAAGAGAACAGCATAGTCGTAGACCAACTCGAAGGGATAAACACCATAGACTATAGTTCTGGTAATTTTAGCCTTGTAGCAAATGTAAGTTGGCTAAACGAAAAGGGTAATAAGAAAGGACTGAAAGAAGTTATGATTACAAGTAATATTAAACAACTTCTGAAGAATATTGTAAGTTCATCAAAAGACGTTGAAAATTATGGGAAAATAGTTAGTGGAAAGTTAAGAGTTAAGGGTCTTTCCTTATTATAA